One window of Staphylococcus chromogenes genomic DNA carries:
- a CDS encoding thiolase family protein, protein MNKAVIVAAKRIPIGLYGGKLHKWETEDLLKPLFRHFKTTLSCPLEELDDVILGNVVGNGGNLARKSLLEAGIHHSVSGLTVDRQCGSGLEAIQLACRLVESGAGEFYIAGGVESTSRAPWKMKRPTSLYPSEPPQFFERAAFAPGGQDPSMIEAAENVAEQFHISREDQDVFAYESHMKASGVQAQQQFDKEIVPLKVQGEWMTQDEGIRPTIELRRLHRLKPLLPNGTVTVGNCCLKHDGAALVVVMSDTKARKLGLTEGLVFKGYTIEGVPPEILGIGLIPAVKRLLHQQQLTLSEIDAVELNEAFSSQVLASQRELGITKRQLNRYGGALAMGHPYSASGAILVTRLFHMTEAHRTLATMGIGGGMGNAALFERWSV, encoded by the coding sequence ATGAATAAAGCTGTCATTGTAGCCGCGAAACGGATACCTATTGGTTTATATGGAGGCAAGCTCCACAAATGGGAAACTGAAGATTTGTTGAAACCGTTGTTTCGACATTTTAAGACGACGTTATCTTGTCCTCTAGAGGAATTGGATGATGTGATTTTAGGAAATGTGGTCGGGAACGGTGGGAATCTTGCTCGTAAAAGTTTACTTGAAGCGGGGATTCATCATAGTGTTTCGGGGTTAACCGTAGATAGACAGTGTGGTTCAGGATTAGAAGCGATACAGCTTGCCTGTCGTCTCGTAGAAAGTGGAGCAGGTGAATTTTATATCGCAGGCGGCGTTGAAAGCACGAGTCGAGCCCCATGGAAAATGAAACGCCCGACGTCTCTCTATCCTTCAGAACCGCCACAATTTTTTGAACGTGCTGCATTCGCGCCAGGGGGGCAAGACCCTTCAATGATTGAGGCGGCAGAGAATGTTGCGGAACAATTTCATATCTCTCGAGAAGATCAAGACGTATTTGCATACGAGAGCCATATGAAGGCAAGTGGAGTGCAGGCACAACAGCAGTTTGACAAAGAAATCGTTCCTTTAAAAGTTCAAGGGGAATGGATGACGCAAGATGAGGGGATTCGTCCGACGATTGAGTTAAGACGTCTCCATCGCTTAAAACCATTGCTTCCGAATGGTACCGTGACCGTCGGCAATTGCTGTTTAAAACACGATGGTGCAGCACTTGTGGTTGTCATGTCTGATACGAAAGCACGAAAGTTAGGCTTAACAGAAGGCCTTGTGTTTAAAGGCTATACAATCGAAGGCGTTCCACCTGAAATACTAGGGATAGGACTTATTCCTGCTGTGAAGCGTTTATTACATCAACAGCAACTGACGCTCTCTGAGATTGATGCGGTAGAATTAAATGAAGCATTTAGTTCACAAGTTTTGGCCTCACAACGCGAACTCGGGATAACAAAGCGCCAACTGAATCGTTATGGAGGCGCTCTTGCGATGGGGCATCCGTACAGTGCAAGTGGTGCTATTCTCGTGACGCGACTTTTTCACATGACAGAAGCGCATCGTACACTTGCGACGATGGGGATTGGAGGTGGCATGGGGAATGCAGCACTCTTCGAACGTTGGTCAGTCTGA
- a CDS encoding AMP-binding protein: MELLKRIEHYAKTEAQRVALYIDDEQLNYATLHERVKDAASRLPEYDLPLNVALSFSRIQDFVVAYLAVLSKGGTPWVMDTNWSVARKKALYETYDIPYLWEDETFYQRQKQFRKSLASGVLHVGFTSGTTGLPKAFLRDEASWIASFEQNEKLMTRGRGKNHMLVALGPYAHSLTLYVVIYALFYGRTFLGQNDYHIERCASRIADYTDNCSLFLVPTMVYDWLQHASQNNHVSEVFISGDKLTEQRHRLLKRTLPSAAIYEFFGTSEASFISVNMNQTAPLNSVGKVFPNVQIDIRHQDEKGIGQLFVKSPMTFSGYLGDIASQWIKTGDYAHLKGGYLYLHGRLQDRLIIGGKNVYPSVVEQQLKQLEGVQDVIIVRQPHTKFGEVAVALYTGTQTISYRHMRAQLEKVVSRYETPSKWIRVEKLPYTSSGKVSRRIAQHLYEGGDFNE; this comes from the coding sequence ATGGAATTGTTGAAACGAATTGAACACTATGCCAAAACAGAAGCACAACGTGTGGCATTATACATCGATGATGAACAATTAAATTATGCCACTTTGCATGAGCGTGTTAAAGATGCGGCTTCGCGTCTCCCGGAATACGACCTGCCTCTCAATGTCGCCTTGTCTTTTTCCCGCATACAAGACTTTGTGGTGGCGTATTTGGCGGTGCTTTCTAAAGGAGGGACACCTTGGGTCATGGATACCAATTGGTCGGTCGCTCGCAAAAAAGCATTATATGAAACGTATGACATCCCTTATCTATGGGAGGATGAGACATTTTATCAAAGACAAAAGCAATTTCGGAAGTCTCTCGCGAGTGGGGTGTTACATGTGGGCTTTACTTCAGGGACGACGGGTTTACCTAAAGCCTTTTTGAGAGATGAAGCTTCGTGGATCGCCTCTTTTGAACAAAATGAAAAGCTCATGACGAGAGGCCGAGGAAAAAACCATATGCTCGTCGCCTTAGGACCTTATGCTCATTCTTTAACGCTATATGTCGTCATTTATGCCTTGTTTTACGGACGCACTTTTCTAGGACAAAATGACTATCACATTGAACGTTGTGCTTCTCGTATTGCGGATTACACGGACAATTGTAGTCTCTTTTTAGTGCCGACAATGGTTTATGATTGGCTACAACACGCCTCTCAAAATAATCACGTGAGCGAAGTGTTTATTTCAGGAGATAAACTGACTGAACAACGCCATCGTTTGTTAAAGAGAACCCTTCCGTCAGCCGCCATTTATGAGTTTTTTGGAACGTCAGAAGCAAGTTTTATTAGTGTGAATATGAATCAAACAGCTCCCCTCAATTCGGTCGGAAAAGTATTTCCGAATGTCCAAATAGATATTCGACATCAAGATGAAAAAGGGATTGGTCAACTTTTTGTAAAAAGTCCAATGACATTTTCGGGATATTTAGGAGACATTGCTTCTCAATGGATCAAAACAGGCGACTATGCCCACTTAAAAGGGGGCTATCTTTATTTACATGGACGGCTTCAAGATAGATTGATTATCGGGGGTAAAAATGTGTATCCTTCCGTGGTTGAGCAACAATTGAAGCAGCTCGAAGGAGTTCAAGACGTGATTATCGTGCGTCAACCACATACAAAATTTGGGGAGGTGGCGGTGGCTTTATATACAGGAACTCAAACCATATCGTACCGCCATATGAGAGCACAACTTGAAAAAGTCGTGTCACGTTATGAAACCCCTTCTAAGTGGATACGGGTTGAAAAGTTACCTTATACCTCAAGCGGTAAAGTTTCACGCCGCATAGCGCAACATTTATACGAAGGAGGGGATTTTAATGAATAA
- the hxlB gene encoding 6-phospho-3-hexuloisomerase, translating to MAKLNYTLILNELEQTLSAVNAEDAHTFEQKVLEANAVFVSGKGRSGFVANSFAMRLNQLGQRAYVVGESTTPSIQQGDVFIIISGSGSTAHLKLLAEKAKEVGAEVLLITTKPDSPIGSLADLAIELPAGTKHDAEGSDQPLGSLFEQSALILLDSLVLNLQEQLKISEEKMQQNHANLE from the coding sequence ATGGCAAAACTGAATTATACCTTGATTTTAAATGAACTAGAACAAACACTAAGTGCTGTTAATGCAGAGGATGCCCATACGTTTGAACAAAAGGTTTTAGAGGCTAATGCCGTTTTTGTTTCAGGAAAAGGACGCTCTGGATTTGTCGCAAACAGTTTTGCGATGCGTTTGAATCAGTTAGGGCAACGTGCTTATGTTGTCGGTGAATCGACAACGCCATCGATTCAGCAAGGGGATGTCTTTATCATTATTTCGGGTTCTGGTTCAACTGCGCACTTAAAGTTACTAGCTGAAAAAGCCAAAGAAGTGGGGGCAGAAGTACTGCTCATCACTACAAAACCCGATTCTCCGATAGGTTCATTGGCAGACCTTGCGATCGAACTTCCAGCTGGAACAAAACATGATGCGGAAGGTTCAGATCAACCTTTAGGGAGTTTGTTTGAACAAAGTGCATTGATTTTACTTGATAGTCTGGTCCTCAATTTACAAGAACAATTAAAGATATCAGAAGAAAAGATGCAACAAAACCACGCGAATTTAGAATAA
- the hxlA gene encoding 3-hexulose-6-phosphate synthase: MELQLAIDLLNKEEAAELAKKVTDYVDIVEIGTPIVINEGLPAVQHLKDNVKDEDVKVLADLKIMDAADYEVSQAIKFGADVVTILGVAEDESIKNAVAEAHKHGKQLLVDLIAVQDLEKRAKEIDAMGADYIAVHTGYDLQAQGQSPLESLRKVKSVISQSKVAVAGGIKPDTIKEVVEENPDLIIVGGGIANADDPAEAAKQCRDIMEGK; encoded by the coding sequence ATGGAATTACAATTAGCGATTGATTTATTAAATAAAGAAGAAGCAGCAGAATTAGCTAAAAAAGTGACAGATTATGTAGATATCGTTGAAATCGGTACGCCGATTGTGATTAATGAAGGTCTCCCTGCAGTACAACATTTAAAAGATAATGTGAAAGATGAAGACGTTAAAGTATTAGCGGACTTAAAAATTATGGATGCTGCAGACTATGAAGTGAGCCAAGCGATTAAATTCGGTGCGGATGTCGTAACGATTTTAGGTGTGGCTGAAGATGAATCTATTAAAAATGCTGTCGCTGAAGCACATAAACATGGCAAACAATTACTTGTTGACTTAATTGCAGTTCAAGATTTAGAAAAACGTGCAAAAGAAATTGACGCTATGGGTGCAGATTATATTGCGGTGCATACAGGTTATGACTTACAAGCACAAGGCCAATCACCACTTGAAAGTTTACGCAAAGTCAAATCAGTGATTAGTCAATCTAAAGTGGCAGTAGCGGGTGGTATTAAACCAGATACAATTAAAGAAGTCGTTGAGGAAAATCCAGACTTAATTATTGTTGGTGGCGGTATTGCAAATGCAGATGACCCAGCAGAAGCAGCAAAACAATGCCGTGACATCATGGAAGGTAAATAA